DNA sequence from the Bdellovibrio sp. ArHS genome:
TATTTCACCGCGCTCAGCCCATCGTACCAATTAAGCCATAAAGAAGCTCTTGAGGCCGCGCTCGCTCCCATTGATATGCAAACATATTTCCATTTATTGGCGATCGGTTATAGTCACGCCCAAGCACTGAACGCTGCTTACTTGTAGTAAGCAGCCTGGCACAGGCTCACATCCCAAAGCTGCAATTGCCTTCGCTGACACCAACGTTTGAAGCTCAATTCATACGCTCCACACAACGCCGAGCATTATTCGCGTAAATAGTATCGTTCATACACATATATCTGAGGGTGTTTTCAATTCACTGATTATCGAGCCGTCCCTAAAGCCAAGATCGAGCGCGAATAAAACAGCTATGTTGCTGTCGTTATCCCAAAATTTTTTGTATACTGAGCTTTGCGGAAATTTAAAGAATTTCAAAGAGACCTATTTTTCGAGGATCAATAATGAGAAAAGAGTTTTACATCGCCCTGGTGGCTGTGTTGGCAATGAATGTTCTGTTTTATTTCTATTGGACGATCGGATTGTTTTCTCTCTTCTTTTTCGTTCCTTTTTTTGCCCTGGGTATTCGTGACATCCGTCAAACACGTCACGCGATCAAATCAAATTTTCCCGTCTTTGGACATTTTCGCTATCTTCTGGAGTCCATCCGCCCCGAGATAAATCAGTACTTCATTGAATCAAATACCGATGGCCGGCCCTTCAGTCGTGAACAACGATCTGTGGTTTATCAGCGTGCTAAAAAAGTTTTAGACACGGTTCCATTTGGAACTCAGCACGACGTTTACAAACAGGGGTATGAGTTTGTGACTCACTCTATGTATCCAAAACATGTCAGCGAAAAAGACTTGCGCATCATGGTGGGTGGGGAAAAGTGTAAACAGCCTTATTCGCTTTCATTGTTGAATATTTCAGCGATGAGTTTTGGGTCCCTTTCGACCAATGCGATTCTTTCCTTAAATGGAGGCGCCAAAGACGGAGGCTTTGCCCACAATACGGGGGAAGGCGGGATCTCACCTTATCATCTGGAAATGGGCGGCGATCTGATTTGGCAAATTGGCACGGGTTATTTTGGCTGCCGCACGCACGAAGGAACCTTTGATCCGGAACTATTTAAAAAGAATGCGAACCGACCCCAGGTGAAAATGATTGAGATCAAGCTATCTCAGGGCGCAAAACCCGGTCATGGGGGAATCCTTTCAGGAAAAAAGGTCACCCAGGAAATTGCGGATATTCGCAATGTTCCTTTGGGTAAAGACGTGATTTCGCCTCCGGGGCATAGTGCCTTCAATGACGCGTCCGAAATGTTGACCTTTATTGAAAAACTTAGGGATCTTTCCGGTGGAAAACCCGTCGGCATTAAGCTCTGTCTTGGACACCGCCGAGAATTCGAAGAACTTGTTTCCCTGATGGCTCAGAAGAACTCGTATCCTGATTTCATCGCAGTTGATGGAGCTGAAGGGGGAACGGGAGCTGCGCCCTTGGAGTTCTCGAATTACATGGGTATGCCGGGCATCGACGCCCTTGTGATTGTCGTGGATACTCTGAAAAAGTTCGGTATCCGTGACAAGGTCAAGGTTTTAGCAACCGGCAAGATCACGACCGCCTTTGATATCGTCAAGCTTTTGTGTATCGGTGCCGATGCCACCTATGCCGCTCGTTCTATGTTGCTGGCCTTGGGTTGTATTCAGGCGCTTCGTTGCAATAACAATAAGTGTCCTACCGGCGTAGCTACCCAAGATCCGAACTTAGTGAAAGGTCTTCACGTCCCGACAAAACGTGAACGAGTTAAGAATTTCCACAGCGAAACTTTAGAAACGGTCGCCCATATCATCGGCGCGATGGGCCTTTCTAAACATCAAGACCTCAGCCGTGCTGATTTGTACAAGCGGATCGACGAAAATCAAATTAGAACTTACCAAGATCTTTATCCCGAACAAATTTGAGCAGCTCGGTCGGGTCTTTAAGCATTCCAACAAAAAGAAACCGCGCTCTTAAAGAGCGCGGCGTAAAAAAGTCCGATTAAGGTTTTAAACTTTCTAAATATTTATGAACCAGCGATCCTCTGGGGAGATCCATTTCGCCGCTTCGGGACAGGGATTTGAATCTACGATCCTTGAAATCTTTCATAAGAGTATAGCGACCATCAACTCGTTTAAACAACTGGCCGTTGCGGTTCAGTCCGTATTTGTTCGCACCCAAATTCGTGATGGCAACGATGCCAGGCGCAGGGTTTTCGATTTTTGTAACTTTATAGGTATTAGATTCGATTTCGACTCTAAAGACCTCATCCTTCTCATTCAAAACATAAATGCGGTTTTTTGCTGTGGCATTGTAATCCTGAGCCGTGAATAAACGAATAGCTTCGCCCCAAGGGCCATTTACTTTTATATTAACCTCGATCGGTGAGTTTTCCACAAGCAGGGTATTCCCTTTAAGTTGAACAAAGAGTTGATATTCAGTGCTAGAACCGTATACGACGTCTTTGTATTGTCGGCGATCCTCCAAAGGGCTTTTCAGGTAATCCTGCATGAACGAGCCCTGCGGTTCTACGGGTGAGATTTGTGCCGTATCGAGGACAGAGTAGCGAACAGGATTGTGGGTGTGATTCTTGGGAAGGAAAACCCATTCAAGGCTATTGCGTGGGAGAAATTGCCCTTCCGGAAAAATGCTTTTCGTGGCGACAGGAGAAAGTTGGCTCCCATCAAAAATATATGTGTTGCCGGAATCTTCTTGCAACAACGCTATGGGCTTTACGTTGGTAAACTTGTTGATGAATTGATCTGTGTAAAGAAGCGCCCAATCTAAAGACAATTGTTTCAGCGAAGGGTGAATATTTCGAGCGCTGACAGCCAGCTTAGAAAAGACTTCTATCGAAACTGCATACGATCCCTTGTCAGTAATGGCCTTGTCGCAGAACCGTTGTCCTTTATACTGTCCTTCTTCACATTTTTCGTGCCCATAGCCGTCTACATGACGGGCTTCATGCATCATGGTCCCAACAAGAGTTGTAACACTGGAGTAGGCACTGTCTTGCATCACCGGACATAAATACATCGCAGGATTATTCCATACAACATATGCCATAGCTGGACCGCAGTTAGATCCATTGCGCACTTCTTTAATTCGACTAAAAAAATAGTCCTGCCATCGAGATGGAAGAATATCTTGATTCCAAGGGGAAGGTACTATCGGTCCTTTAAGATCCAATCCTTCAATAAATAGAATGGCATTGACGAAGGTATATTTTGGGTTATTGGGGTCGCAATAGTTGTCAGTGCCTTGCAATGAAATTTTAATTTTCTTTTGAATCCGCTCGACATCTCTCGCTTTCAAGCAAGTGCTTTCTTGAGCGAAGCTCGTGCACGAAAATAAGGTAAACAAAATGAAGCTAAGGACGGTATTCATTATTGAACTCCTGGAGTAAAGGATTGGGCGATCTCGGTCCATCTTAACTTTCCGATTTCTGCGGCATCCAGAGATTGAAAAATATGTTCCTTGGTGCTGGATGGAATTGCCGTTTGCGCAATATCGTAAATTCGTCGTCTAAGTTGAGGATCTTGGACCAGTTGAGGTTCTAAACGGCGCAGTATGTGAAGTGAAACGACATATTCGAAGTGCTCACGTGTATTACCGTGCACTCCTTTTTCCATATGAAGATCCCTTGGAAAGTCATCGCGACTAAGAATATCTAGTAGAAAATCCAGATTTTTTAAAGGCTGCCGGGTCAATAAATCCAAGGCGATGATTCGTTGATTTTGATCTAAAGAAAAATCTTTCACGACCCCTGTAAGATAGAGGGCTTCTTTCTTGGAAATTCTTTGGGCAGTCTCCGCTAGCTGAGCATCGATCAATTCAGGTTGTTCCTGTAATTTAGTCATTTGCAATGCCTGCGCAACGATGAGCTTTTTTAGGGAAGAAAGGTCTTTCTCCTGTTCCGTGAAATCTTCATCGGGGCTCTTTGAATTATTCAAGGTGTCCGTGCGCAAATGAGGGATGTTGGTCCCAGGTGATTCAGGGGCTCTTGCGACTTTCGTCCGAGCGGCAGTTGGAGCGTCCTTTTCTTTGATCTGATAATAGGAAACAAAGACGAGAATCGCGAAAAAGAAGACATTTTTTTTCATAGAATCTCCTGTATAAGGCTTGAAGTCTAAAAGACTCGAGCCGCATTCTTTAATACTCATAATTGGAGGGGGATGCCACCGACGAAATCGAAAGGAAATAAGCTTTTGAGTTCATTAGGTTAGGTGCCTTATTGCAAAAAGGCTTTCTTTGGGAGCCTCGAAAATCAAAATCAAGATTTTCTATAGCTAGTTTTGTTTGAAAACTCATGTTTGTTTCTGTGCTGCTAAGTTGCGCACAGGGTTCGCCAGGCTTAGCAATCGAAAAGTTCACCTTGCGAACATCACCGACGAGCAAGATGTCTTTCTGGACGGAAGTGCCTCATCACAGGACGAGACGTTGATATTATTAGTTAGTATAGCATATCCTGTATATCGGAATCTAATTCGGGGGAATGCGTGTTTCGACTGTGCAGCAACCGACGAGCATTTTCTCTCGTCGAACTTATCGTCTTAATAGGGCTATTGGGAATTGTCATGTATTCGGTGACGACTTATATGACCCAGCAGGCGAAAATTCAAAAGGTCCTTAATAGTAAAGAAAAAGCGTCGGTAGAGCTTTCAACCTTGGTGGCTCGAGGCAAGGCTGTTCTTAGGGAAACGGGCAGCGACGGCAGTCAGGGTATTTGCGAGTTCATTAGTCCTCGCTCCCGCACGGGGGGCGTCGGTGACATCGAATTTGTTATTCATGAGGACTCGGCAAATCTTTTGGATGAGGAGTGGACACGGGCTTTTCAGAAGTCGGGGTGGATGGTCGCTCCCGAAAAATGCCCTGCCAATTTATATCAACGATGCTTCGTTCTTGATGAGGCCGATGCGACCTCGCTGTCCGAGGAGCTGCGAAGATCGCAGCCGATCCTGAAAGTGGCGTTAATACCTGTCGAGCTTAGAACGATGGGCGGAAAAACTTTTATTCCCATCAAGCGGACTCGGGGACGCGTTAGTAACGCACGTGATACTGGCGTCGTCATTTCGGTAGCGATCGATATGAAAGACGGCAAAGGGTCTAATGTCGAGCATGTCAGTGACTACGATCTTCTTTGGGCCGGCGAGATCTCGTGTAATAAAAAAGTTGAGGGCGGTAACACTTTATTAGTTTCGGCATCGGGCATGGGCTCGGGCTTGTCGAACAATCTGTTTTTAGCGTCTTCTAAAACTTTACCGAATCCGGGTGATAAATTCATGGAGATAGCTTATCGCCATGAAACTCGAGCCTCCACCGAAATTAAAGACGGTTTGATACAAGCGGATCGTAGTTACGATAAATCCTTTGCTTTGCAGTGTTCTGAGAGATCTTTTCGCTGTGCCAAAGACGCTCATCAAGGGCGCTTCTGGACTGATGCGATGGTGGGCCGGATGTGGGCGACTTATCTACCTCGTAATAAACGTATTGAGGCATCCAGCGTACATACTTTGAATCAACTCTGTTTTGGCAAAAGCGATAAGGACCTAAACTGTCCATCCGCGTACCGAGTTGAGTCTTCGTCGGGAT
Encoded proteins:
- a CDS encoding FMN-binding glutamate synthase family protein, whose amino-acid sequence is MRKEFYIALVAVLAMNVLFYFYWTIGLFSLFFFVPFFALGIRDIRQTRHAIKSNFPVFGHFRYLLESIRPEINQYFIESNTDGRPFSREQRSVVYQRAKKVLDTVPFGTQHDVYKQGYEFVTHSMYPKHVSEKDLRIMVGGEKCKQPYSLSLLNISAMSFGSLSTNAILSLNGGAKDGGFAHNTGEGGISPYHLEMGGDLIWQIGTGYFGCRTHEGTFDPELFKKNANRPQVKMIEIKLSQGAKPGHGGILSGKKVTQEIADIRNVPLGKDVISPPGHSAFNDASEMLTFIEKLRDLSGGKPVGIKLCLGHRREFEELVSLMAQKNSYPDFIAVDGAEGGTGAAPLEFSNYMGMPGIDALVIVVDTLKKFGIRDKVKVLATGKITTAFDIVKLLCIGADATYAARSMLLALGCIQALRCNNNKCPTGVATQDPNLVKGLHVPTKRERVKNFHSETLETVAHIIGAMGLSKHQDLSRADLYKRIDENQIRTYQDLYPEQI